Proteins encoded within one genomic window of Ranitomeya variabilis isolate aRanVar5 chromosome 4, aRanVar5.hap1, whole genome shotgun sequence:
- the LOC143768592 gene encoding galanin peptides-like: MRTSQALLCVSFILCGLAAQCFGYSIMPKDKRGWTLNSAGYLLGPHAHRTLNDKGGMAGKRDVLDDLFKSGRDTFGIQQHPLDDNTVQTVLDFLAFLRLKEIGALDHLPLLVSEETTQT, translated from the exons ATGCGCACGTCTCAGGCTCtcctgtgtgtttctttcattcTTTGTGGCTTGGCAGCTCAATGCTTTGGCTACAGTATAATG CCAAAAGATAAGAGAGGATGGACTCTGAACAGCGCTGGTTACCTGCTTGGGCCAC ATGCTCATCGAACACTGAACGACAAAGGTGGAATGGCCGGAAAAAGGGATGTATTGGATGATCTCTTCAAGTCTGGAAGAGATACATTCG GCATACAGCAGCATCCACTGGATGATAACACTGTTCAGACTGTCCTTGACTTTCTTGCATTTCTACGTCTCAAAG AAATCGGAGCCTTGGACCATTTGCCTTTGCTCGTCTCAGAAGAGACCACACAGACCTAA